The following nucleotide sequence is from Peptostreptococcaceae bacterium.
ATCCCAATAATTATTTGTTGCTCGAGAGGGTGTCCTACAGAATGGATAAATTGGGGCGGGGAGACATAATTGTTTTTAAGACCGATATGGTGACGGAGAACGGAAAGGAAAAAAACCTTATAAAGAGGATAATAGGGCTTCCGGGAGACCATGTGGTTATCTATGGGGGCAAGGTGGTAATCAATGAAGAATTGCTTCAGGAGGGCTATGTAAACGGAGAGGAAACAGACGGAAACATAGATTTAATTGTCGATGAAGGCAGATTCTTTGTTATGGGAGATAACAGGGAGGTTAGCTTGGACAGCCGAAGCCCCAGGGTTGGGCTTATAGAAAGCGAAAGGGTTATAGGACGTGCGATGGTCCGATTGTATCCGTTTGGCATCATGAGAAAATTTTAGGAGGGACGGTCAATGGATTTCACAAGTACTAAAATGACGGCTCGGCTGGTTCTTGAAAGCGGATTCCGACGATGCCTGTCTTAGAAGCTTCATCGATTCAAGGCACATCCAGTGCGACAAGGCGATATTGGTTGACAGATACGGAAGCATGAAAAGCAAGACGTATTTTCTAGATGACAGACTGTCCGTATGATGGGAGGATGAACAATGAAGCCTGGAGGATATGAACATAAGAGGAGCCTATGAAA
It contains:
- the lepB gene encoding signal peptidase I, with the translated sequence MSKDMKKEIISWMRTIVISILMAMLMLQIIQPTIVKETSMLPTLDPNNYLLLERVSYRMDKLGRGDIIVFKTDMVTENGKEKNLIKRIIGLPGDHVVIYGGKVVINEELLQEGYVNGEETDGNIDLIVDEGRFFVMGDNREVSLDSRSPRVGLIESERVIGRAMVRLYPFGIMRKF